A window from Acidobacteriota bacterium encodes these proteins:
- a CDS encoding alpha/beta fold hydrolase, protein MPTAAPQNPALLPPPPLPEFLSQRFPFHRHLLPLHRGANAGLRLHLVDHGPERASAGAPTVVLLHGNPTWSFLWRKVMRRLEDFRIVAPDLLGLGLSSHLPRMEDHQLPRHAEAIAEALEVLDVRDAVCVAQDWGGPILTTAASMVPERVRGWVLGNTAVVVPKHPRNTAFHRFARRPVISDLVFRGFGFPQRALHKAQGDPDSIRGDIARAYRWPLDGARLGQEIPDPPDSGKGGGLFPGYRRRVAPLDLARM, encoded by the coding sequence ATGCCCACAGCCGCTCCCCAGAATCCAGCCCTACTCCCGCCGCCGCCGCTGCCGGAGTTCCTGAGCCAACGGTTTCCCTTCCACCGCCACCTCCTGCCCCTTCATCGCGGCGCCAACGCCGGCCTGCGACTGCACCTGGTGGACCACGGCCCGGAGCGGGCATCTGCTGGTGCTCCGACCGTCGTGCTGCTCCACGGCAACCCCACCTGGAGCTTCCTGTGGCGCAAGGTCATGCGCCGCTTGGAGGATTTCCGCATCGTCGCCCCGGATCTGCTGGGCCTCGGCCTGTCCAGCCACTTGCCCCGCATGGAAGACCACCAGCTCCCCCGCCACGCCGAAGCCATCGCCGAGGCCTTGGAGGTCTTGGACGTCCGCGACGCCGTCTGCGTGGCCCAAGATTGGGGCGGTCCCATCCTCACCACCGCCGCGTCCATGGTGCCGGAGCGTGTCCGCGGCTGGGTGCTGGGAAATACCGCGGTGGTGGTCCCCAAGCACCCCCGCAACACCGCCTTCCACCGCTTCGCCCGCCGCCCGGTGATCAGCGACCTGGTCTTCCGCGGCTTCGGATTCCCCCAGCGCGCCCTGCACAAGGCCCAGGGCGACCCCGACTCCATCCGCGGCGACATCGCCCGCGCCTACCGCTGGCCCCTGGACGGCGCCCGCCTGGGCCAGGAGATCCCCGACCCGCCGGACTCCGGCAAGGGCGGCGGCCTCTTCCCCGGCTACCGCCGCCGCGTCGCCCCCCTGGATCTCGCCCGCATGG
- the pyk gene encoding pyruvate kinase, giving the protein MERRAKIMATLGPASSSPEVIRSLLEEGMNIVRFNLSHGTHESHQATVENIRRLSEEMDRYVPIVFDLMGPRYRLGQLPDGGIEVHDGQQVVVAEDGEGVDLPLDSPGLLRFLRTGERVLIDNGLVELRVEARKADRVIARVIHGGPVSTRKGINLPDSLLPFQISEKDRADISFAVQLGVDFIGASYVGSADHLERLRGVIEASGGELPIIAKLERAAAVEKLDDIVAAADAVMVARGDLGVEVPLRQVPVLQKRIIAAGRRTGTPVIVATQMLESMMEQPRPTRAEVSDVANAVFDGADVLMLSGETAAGKFPVEAVRTMAQTIIEAESYGKAGTPPVAGLSGAEPGVGDEVQFGPIDIPDAISSAAAHATELLNVRRIVAFSQGGFTARLLARYRPKVSVLVFTTNTALARRAQLLWGVRPLVLESDVEHHDEVVRVVDRELRARGLAEPGEVIIVVMGDPIRERPRTNLLRIHRVRDEVPE; this is encoded by the coding sequence ATGGAACGTCGCGCAAAGATCATGGCCACCCTCGGTCCGGCCTCGTCGTCGCCGGAGGTGATTCGCAGCCTTCTCGAAGAGGGCATGAACATCGTCCGCTTCAACCTTTCCCACGGCACCCACGAAAGCCACCAGGCCACGGTGGAGAATATCCGCCGCCTGAGCGAGGAGATGGACCGCTACGTGCCCATCGTCTTCGATCTAATGGGCCCCCGCTATCGCCTCGGGCAGCTGCCGGACGGCGGCATCGAGGTCCACGATGGCCAGCAGGTGGTGGTAGCGGAGGATGGCGAGGGTGTCGACCTCCCCCTGGACTCCCCCGGGCTGCTGCGCTTCCTGCGCACCGGGGAGCGGGTGCTCATCGACAACGGATTGGTGGAGCTTCGGGTGGAAGCCCGCAAGGCCGACCGGGTCATCGCCCGGGTGATCCACGGCGGCCCGGTCTCCACCCGCAAGGGCATCAATCTGCCGGACAGCCTGCTGCCGTTCCAGATCTCCGAGAAGGACCGCGCCGACATCTCCTTCGCGGTGCAGTTGGGAGTCGACTTCATCGGCGCCAGCTACGTCGGCAGCGCCGACCATCTCGAGCGCCTGCGCGGGGTCATCGAAGCCTCCGGCGGCGAGCTCCCCATCATCGCCAAGCTCGAGCGGGCGGCGGCGGTGGAGAAGCTCGACGACATCGTCGCCGCCGCCGACGCGGTGATGGTGGCCCGCGGCGATCTCGGGGTCGAGGTCCCGCTGCGCCAGGTGCCGGTGCTCCAGAAGCGCATCATCGCCGCCGGCCGCCGCACCGGCACCCCGGTGATCGTCGCCACCCAGATGCTCGAATCCATGATGGAGCAACCCCGCCCCACCCGCGCCGAGGTCTCCGACGTCGCCAACGCGGTCTTCGACGGCGCCGACGTGCTGATGCTCTCCGGCGAAACCGCCGCCGGCAAATTCCCGGTGGAAGCGGTGCGCACCATGGCCCAGACCATCATCGAAGCGGAAAGCTACGGCAAAGCCGGCACACCCCCGGTGGCGGGTCTGAGCGGTGCCGAGCCGGGGGTCGGGGACGAGGTTCAATTCGGCCCCATCGACATCCCCGATGCCATCTCCTCCGCCGCCGCCCACGCCACCGAGCTGCTCAACGTGCGGCGCATCGTGGCCTTCAGCCAGGGCGGCTTCACCGCCCGCCTGCTGGCCCGCTACCGGCCCAAGGTCTCGGTCCTCGTCTTCACCACCAACACCGCCTTGGCCCGCCGTGCCCAGCTGCTGTGGGGCGTGCGGCCCCTGGTGCTGGAGAGCGACGTGGAGCACCACGACGAGGTAGTGCGGGTGGTAGACCGAGAGCTCCGTGCCCGCGGCCTGGCGGAACCCGGCGAGGTGATCATCGTCGTCATGGGGGACCCCATCCGCGAGCGCCCGCGCACCAACCTCCTGCGCATCCACCGGGTGCGCGACGAGGTCCCCGAGTAG